The Helianthus annuus cultivar XRQ/B chromosome 16, HanXRQr2.0-SUNRISE, whole genome shotgun sequence genome includes a window with the following:
- the LOC110925675 gene encoding IAA-leucine resistant 2: MMDYVLHLVNRSLVDNFYFKRRFPDYHPYILRLYYGIIFWIQCLRAEHSVSALRSHDHQFLFRFLNTYPPESLPIVGPLVPLFKTLCSSQPGFPTYGKVYPLLPSAAGPRQRSSFSRESTDWHVLPNVPGIIALLEHLNSVINADQPIYPKMAAHIPVAANTNQNTVFGHHTFNASATRTVRDSWSLVSSGLQYPCEADARLNEGFAERYDSFDFPETAANDDLTSIESFLSLDQTLGWFSHVKYVAASAAAFFKGSGTLADCQPTGVVSNQIVVQYQAPTSMVTAPTCSADENALFPFSFRLCSTARRLPTLSEAMAAMAQTNVEMFPTHPYLSHLGANTREGDFWNIRPIERSPIDKTSYLSLSYTVREMMISKI; the protein is encoded by the coding sequence ATGATGGATTATGTACTCCATCTAGTCAACCGTAGTTTAGTTGATAACTTCTACTTCAAGAGGCGTTTCCCTGACTACCACCCCTACATTCTCCGCCTCTATTATGGGATCATTTTCTGGATCCAATGCCTTCGTGCTGAACACTCGGTTTCCGCTTTACGCTCCCACGACCACCAGTTTCTGTTCCGTTTTCTAAACACATACCCGCCAGAAAGCCTTCCAATTGTTGGTCCCCTCGTTCCACTGTTTAAGACTCTTTGTTCTTCCCAACCCGGGTTCCCCACTTATGGGAAAGTCTATCCGCTCCTCCCAAGCGCCGCTGGCCCAAGACAACGTAGCTCATTCTCTCGAGAAAGCACTGATTGGCATGTTCTCCCAAACGTTCCTGGAATTATTGCTCTTTTGGAGCACTTAAATTCTGTTATCAATGCTGATCAGCCTATATATCCGAAGATGGCAGCACACATCCCCGTCGCCGCCAATACCAATCAAAACACCGTTTTCGGTCACCATACGTTCAATGCCTCTGCCACTCGGACTGTTAGAGATTCTTGGTCTCTCGTTTCCTCCGGCCTCCAATATCCTTGTGAGGCTGATGCTAGGCTGAATGAAGGTTTTGCTGAAAGATATGATAGTTTTGATTTCCCTGAAACTGCCGCTAATGACGATCTTACAAGTATTGAAAGTTTTCTCTCTCTGGATCAGACTCTTGGTTGGTTCTCCCATGTTAAATACGTTGCAGCCTCTGCCGCTGCATTTTTCAAAGGATCCGGAACTCTTGCTGACTGCCAGCCTACTGGAGTAGTCTCCAACCAAATCGTTGTGCAATATCAGGCCCCCACCTCAATGGTTACTGCCCCAACGTGTTCAGCTGACGAGAACGCCTTGTTTCCTTTTTCTTTCAGGTTATGCAGTACGGCTCGTAGACTCCCCACACTCTCCGAAGCAATGGCTGCCATGGCACAGACAAATGTCGAGATGTTTCCTACCCATCCTTATCTGTCACACCTTGGTGCGAATACCCGTGAAGGCGATTTCTGGAACATTCGTCCCATCGAGCGATCTCCTATTGATAAGACATCATACCTCTCTCTCAGTTACACTGTAAGGGAGATGATGATTAGCAAGATCTAG